One window of Acidobacteriota bacterium genomic DNA carries:
- a CDS encoding OmpA family protein, which translates to MAWRKRFLAVSVLGLAVLVATGCVNRPPQIDCGAGTASVVAGSSVQLTVQASDPDRFGFGGDSDKLTLTWSATQGRVSGGSLDQDANTPVSVSATFDATGLEPGKVQVTAELDDRKLQETCSIDVTVEKNKQKPTIACNPSSVSVTEGKSITLKASASDANNDPLTYSWAVDGSSVSGNMASFQFGTTGRSVGAHRATVTVKDSDNMTASCTFNVTVARRPNTDPKVTLSLDKSEVMMGEAVKAMAKASDAEGDPITYAWAVNGRSMSGSGSNYTVNTSGMGGGSHAVSVTASDDRGGKGMATASFKVRENIVIQVNGRLNNVAKAKLDEIALKLQQNPSLMATITGHTDSVGSEKGNMRAGTKRAERAKAYLTTQHSVGDSRIATKSAGESMPIADNKTREGRKENRRVEVELYVP; encoded by the coding sequence ATGGCTTGGAGAAAACGGTTCCTGGCGGTATCAGTGCTGGGTCTTGCGGTTCTGGTAGCGACGGGTTGTGTGAATCGTCCGCCCCAGATTGACTGCGGTGCCGGCACAGCTTCGGTAGTCGCGGGCAGTTCCGTGCAATTGACGGTTCAGGCCTCCGATCCCGACCGTTTCGGTTTCGGTGGAGACAGCGACAAGTTGACGCTTACGTGGTCCGCCACGCAGGGAAGGGTGTCGGGAGGCTCGTTGGACCAGGATGCCAACACACCGGTTTCGGTTTCCGCCACCTTCGACGCGACCGGCTTGGAGCCGGGCAAGGTCCAGGTCACGGCTGAGCTCGACGACCGGAAGCTGCAGGAGACCTGCTCCATCGACGTTACAGTCGAGAAGAACAAGCAGAAGCCCACCATCGCCTGCAACCCCAGCTCGGTGAGTGTGACCGAGGGGAAGAGCATTACGCTGAAGGCCAGCGCATCCGATGCCAACAACGATCCTCTGACCTACTCCTGGGCAGTTGACGGGAGTTCGGTGAGCGGCAACATGGCCAGCTTCCAGTTCGGGACCACCGGCCGTTCCGTCGGAGCCCACCGGGCCACGGTGACGGTCAAGGACTCGGACAACATGACGGCCAGTTGCACCTTCAACGTGACCGTCGCGCGCAGGCCCAATACCGATCCCAAGGTGACCCTGAGCCTCGACAAGTCGGAGGTCATGATGGGTGAGGCGGTCAAGGCCATGGCCAAGGCCAGCGATGCCGAAGGAGATCCCATCACCTACGCCTGGGCGGTGAACGGACGCAGCATGTCCGGTTCCGGCAGCAACTACACGGTCAACACCAGCGGAATGGGCGGCGGCTCTCACGCGGTTTCGGTCACGGCCAGCGACGATCGGGGCGGAAAGGGAATGGCCACGGCCTCCTTCAAGGTCCGCGAGAATATCGTCATTCAGGTCAACGGCCGACTGAACAACGTGGCCAAGGCCAAGCTGGACGAAATCGCCCTCAAGCTGCAGCAGAACCCGAGCCTGATGGCCACCATCACGGGCCACACCGACTCCGTGGGCAGCGAGAAGGGCAACATGAGGGCCGGAACCAAGCGCGCCGAGCGAGCGAAGGCCTATCTGACCACTCAGCACAGTGTCGGAGATTCCAGGATCGCCACCAAGAGCGCCGGCGAATCCATGCCCATCGCCGACAACAAGACGCGCGAGGGACGCAAGGAGAATCGCCGGGTGGAAGTGGAACTCTACGTTCCGTAA
- a CDS encoding DUF1501 domain-containing protein yields the protein MKRRTFFRSLLAPAVGAASGFHLPLANAADYDGKLFIFVQAKGGWDPTSFCDPKTNTPGEKVINHWAENGETQQAGNLFYADFANNTAFFEKYYDRMLVINGVDAQTNSHTTGVIHNWSGRVSEGYPSMTALLAAQYGPELSLAYLTFGGFSDPAGLITYTRMDRPELISNVAVPNRPRWSDSGRFLHSADWERFQTFRAANIARLAGDPHLLPRAARNRGLYARALSSEATEGLRAYASLIPPRDELDQLEGFQGEFNSIENQLRRQALFTILAFKAKVAVSADLLKGGFDTHFNHDLQYTSLLGNLTDSVDFLWDFAETHEVADRLVVVMGSDFGRTNHYNVDNGKDHWPIGSFIVMEKNQTWTNQVVGETDALHFAHKIHPETLQRDDANGTIIHPKHVHKALRRYFRIEDSLGAQKFPFRNTEDFAFFE from the coding sequence GTGAAGCGGCGGACCTTTTTCAGAAGTCTGTTGGCCCCGGCGGTCGGTGCAGCGTCGGGATTTCACCTGCCACTGGCGAACGCGGCCGACTACGACGGCAAGCTGTTCATCTTCGTGCAGGCGAAGGGGGGTTGGGACCCGACGAGTTTCTGCGATCCGAAGACCAATACGCCCGGCGAGAAGGTCATCAACCACTGGGCCGAGAACGGAGAGACTCAGCAGGCGGGCAATCTCTTCTACGCGGACTTCGCCAACAACACGGCGTTTTTCGAAAAGTACTACGACCGGATGTTGGTCATCAACGGGGTCGACGCACAGACGAATTCTCACACGACGGGGGTCATCCATAACTGGAGTGGCCGGGTGTCTGAAGGGTATCCCAGCATGACCGCGTTGCTCGCGGCCCAATATGGACCGGAGTTGTCGCTTGCCTACCTCACTTTTGGGGGGTTTTCCGATCCGGCCGGGTTGATAACGTACACCCGCATGGATCGTCCGGAACTGATTAGCAATGTTGCGGTCCCGAATCGCCCTCGGTGGTCGGATTCGGGCCGGTTTCTTCACTCGGCAGACTGGGAACGGTTCCAGACATTTCGGGCGGCGAATATCGCTCGGTTGGCCGGGGATCCCCATCTGTTGCCCAGAGCAGCCCGCAACCGCGGGCTTTATGCAAGGGCGCTCTCATCGGAAGCGACCGAGGGGTTGAGAGCGTATGCTTCCCTCATTCCACCGCGCGATGAATTGGATCAACTGGAAGGGTTCCAAGGCGAATTCAACAGCATCGAGAACCAATTGCGGCGTCAAGCGCTGTTTACGATCCTTGCGTTCAAGGCGAAGGTAGCCGTCAGTGCCGATTTGTTAAAGGGTGGTTTCGACACGCACTTCAATCACGATCTGCAGTACACCAGCCTGTTGGGAAACTTGACCGATTCCGTGGACTTTCTGTGGGATTTCGCAGAGACGCATGAAGTCGCCGACCGGCTGGTCGTGGTGATGGGATCGGATTTCGGCCGCACCAACCACTACAATGTGGATAACGGAAAGGATCACTGGCCTATCGGCAGCTTCATCGTGATGGAAAAGAATCAGACCTGGACCAACCAAGTGGTCGGCGAAACCGACGCACTGCACTTTGCTCACAAGATCCATCCGGAAACACTGCAGCGCGACGACGCCAACGGAACCATCATCCACCCGAAACACGTTCACAAAGCGTTGCGCCGATATTTTCGAATCGAGGACTCGCTGGGAGCTCAGAAATTCCCCTTCCGCAACACCGAGGACTTCGCGTTCTTCGAATAA
- a CDS encoding sialidase family protein — MNRIPIWLTLFLLIFPACQQASQEAEQEKMDHRVTVKIDRLVTIVPAGASKRAMMAMARHPDGTIYLALQTDPPALYSSADDGENWNSSPVDLGRPHQVVQGMGVNRKGRIFLVHQTSGEHPPNQKELRLYGQDLFVSYSDDGGKTWTGSETDFTRFGPGTPNIKFHEDGNRAVIEQPDGTLLFNTTVVSSEEYKKKHPPTDPVGPPNFLYGGTPDDFFGDVVLRSTDGGVTWGEPARVNTDLNAHESTLAIGPGDPDHVFVMTRIQRLGRPGEDGAKMMMETGNPMHYYKQGALFESKDAGRTFQLAPGGMTEWYGHRGTVDWTPSNVVVVTHAWGHAGNTRRAARISLDGGQTWVDGTRSGTPLMNRSKKFLLAPVAGFTTPTVEISPGRFITAIYHYSHIESVPDDLKGVVAGVFWTLEKMGGE; from the coding sequence ATGAATCGAATCCCAATCTGGCTGACGCTGTTCTTGCTGATCTTTCCTGCCTGCCAGCAGGCGTCGCAGGAAGCAGAGCAAGAAAAGATGGATCACCGCGTGACGGTGAAGATCGACCGGCTGGTGACCATCGTCCCCGCAGGCGCGTCCAAACGGGCCATGATGGCCATGGCGCGGCATCCCGACGGGACCATCTACCTGGCGCTTCAGACCGATCCGCCTGCCCTCTATTCGAGTGCGGACGATGGCGAGAACTGGAACTCCTCGCCGGTGGACCTCGGCCGGCCCCACCAGGTGGTGCAGGGAATGGGCGTGAACCGGAAGGGGAGGATCTTCCTGGTCCACCAGACCAGCGGGGAGCACCCGCCGAACCAAAAGGAGCTGCGTCTCTACGGCCAGGACCTGTTCGTCTCGTACTCGGACGACGGCGGGAAAACCTGGACCGGGTCGGAGACCGACTTCACCAGGTTCGGGCCGGGGACGCCCAACATCAAATTCCATGAGGATGGAAATCGGGCCGTCATCGAACAGCCGGACGGCACCCTTCTGTTCAACACCACTGTCGTTTCCAGTGAAGAGTACAAGAAGAAACATCCACCCACCGATCCGGTGGGTCCACCCAACTTCTTGTATGGAGGCACGCCGGACGACTTTTTCGGGGACGTGGTCTTGCGTTCCACCGACGGCGGCGTCACCTGGGGGGAACCGGCCCGGGTCAACACCGACCTGAACGCCCACGAGTCGACGCTGGCCATCGGTCCCGGAGACCCGGACCACGTCTTTGTCATGACCCGGATCCAGCGCCTGGGCCGGCCCGGGGAGGACGGCGCCAAGATGATGATGGAGACCGGGAACCCCATGCACTACTACAAGCAGGGGGCGCTCTTCGAATCGAAGGACGCCGGCCGGACCTTCCAGTTGGCGCCCGGTGGAATGACCGAATGGTACGGTCACCGGGGGACGGTCGATTGGACCCCCAGCAACGTCGTCGTGGTGACCCATGCCTGGGGGCACGCCGGAAATACCCGCAGAGCGGCGCGAATCAGCCTGGACGGCGGACAGACCTGGGTCGACGGTACCCGCTCCGGGACCCCGCTCATGAACCGGTCCAAGAAGTTCCTGCTGGCTCCCGTGGCCGGCTTCACGACCCCGACCGTCGAGATCTCCCCGGGGCGCTTCATCACGGCTATTTACCACTACTCACACATCGAGTCGGTCCCGGACGATCTCAAAGGGGTCGTCGCGGGCGTCTTCTGGACTCTGGAGAAGATGGGCGGGGAATGA
- a CDS encoding DUF1588 domain-containing protein, which yields MGHGGGIQVPAGSDDFANMETFLSLLGYGGDSGSGLSPDTLFDTVTMASPGKTLWRAALIFGGTIPTREEREAVENGTEEDLRTAIRNRMTGPGFHEFLIRASNDRLLTDRHLGENVIWYLDHRFVDLVNLHWTKAMEARERGFYDRWYDAEYKRWWESLQYGIARAPLELIAHVVEKDLPYTEVLTADYIMANPMASEAYGASTEFKDVNDWLEFAPSEIVSYYRDDGSMVFESDPEIGSRVVDPGNLITDYPHAGILNTTVFLLRYPTTPTNRNRARSRWTYYHFLDVDIEKSASRTTDPVALADTNNPTMNNSACTVCHTVMDPVAGTYQNYGEDGQYRDERGGLDSLDEFYKEPPDGGYTPYRKGDSWYRDMRGPGFNGLIAPDAENSVQWLAEQIVADDRFAEATVKFWWPAIMGVEVTVPPEDENDSGFEGMLLAANAQSGEVERLAEAFRTGIEGGDPYNLKDLLVEIVLSPWFRAESVSDDDPVRTVALQNAGVERLLTPEELAWKTQAITGYSWGRQPTRRWNLVYGKSVNSWTDSEGYRLLYGGINSDAVTERSYDLTPTMAAVAQSHALESSCPIVQREFLLWPDENRRLFGGIDQKMLPNSNRGARKIREKLVELHEKLLGVTVSVDSPDVQAAFQLFVETWEHRRNTRERRSAMTACDIRDDFFFEGIADDVLQTNEDGELEYDGERAHEILDDADLWDRGRRDPIIQTWVVVLAYLMTDYRYLFF from the coding sequence GTGGGCCACGGCGGCGGGATTCAGGTGCCGGCCGGATCGGACGACTTCGCCAACATGGAAACCTTCCTTAGCCTGCTGGGCTACGGTGGCGATTCCGGTTCCGGCCTGTCCCCGGACACATTGTTCGACACGGTCACGATGGCGTCGCCGGGGAAAACGTTGTGGCGCGCTGCGTTGATCTTCGGCGGAACGATCCCGACCCGGGAGGAACGTGAAGCTGTTGAGAACGGCACCGAGGAGGACCTGCGGACGGCGATCCGGAATCGGATGACGGGTCCGGGATTTCACGAATTCCTGATTCGGGCGAGCAATGATCGGTTGCTCACGGATCGGCACTTGGGCGAGAACGTGATTTGGTATTTGGATCATCGATTCGTCGATTTGGTGAATCTGCATTGGACGAAGGCCATGGAAGCGCGCGAAAGAGGATTCTATGACAGGTGGTACGATGCAGAATATAAGCGGTGGTGGGAGTCACTCCAATACGGCATCGCGCGCGCCCCGCTGGAGTTGATCGCACATGTGGTGGAGAAGGATCTTCCCTACACGGAAGTTCTGACCGCCGACTACATCATGGCGAATCCGATGGCGTCGGAGGCGTACGGCGCGTCCACGGAATTCAAGGATGTGAATGACTGGCTCGAATTTGCACCATCGGAAATCGTCAGCTATTACCGGGACGATGGTTCGATGGTTTTTGAAAGCGACCCGGAGATCGGTTCCCGTGTCGTCGATCCCGGAAACCTGATTACCGACTATCCTCACGCAGGGATTCTCAATACGACCGTGTTCTTGCTGCGTTACCCCACGACCCCTACGAACCGCAACCGCGCCCGTTCGCGTTGGACGTACTACCACTTTCTGGATGTGGATATCGAGAAGTCGGCGTCGCGAACGACGGATCCCGTCGCTCTCGCCGATACCAATAACCCCACGATGAACAATTCCGCATGCACGGTGTGCCACACCGTCATGGATCCGGTTGCCGGCACGTATCAGAACTACGGGGAAGACGGCCAATACCGAGACGAAAGGGGAGGTCTGGACTCGCTGGACGAATTCTACAAGGAACCTCCGGATGGCGGGTACACGCCCTATCGAAAGGGTGACAGTTGGTATCGCGATATGCGTGGACCCGGCTTCAACGGACTGATCGCACCGGACGCGGAAAACAGTGTGCAATGGTTGGCCGAGCAAATCGTGGCTGACGACCGTTTCGCCGAAGCGACTGTGAAGTTCTGGTGGCCGGCGATCATGGGTGTCGAGGTCACGGTGCCGCCGGAGGACGAAAACGACAGCGGGTTCGAAGGGATGCTGCTGGCCGCCAACGCCCAATCCGGCGAGGTGGAGCGACTCGCCGAAGCGTTCCGGACGGGTATCGAGGGTGGGGACCCTTACAATCTGAAAGATCTTCTCGTGGAGATCGTGCTTTCGCCCTGGTTTCGTGCGGAATCGGTTTCCGACGACGATCCGGTGCGGACGGTGGCGTTGCAAAACGCCGGCGTCGAGAGGCTGTTGACGCCCGAAGAGTTGGCATGGAAGACTCAAGCCATCACCGGATACAGTTGGGGGCGGCAGCCCACAAGACGGTGGAACCTCGTTTATGGAAAATCTGTCAATTCGTGGACCGATTCTGAGGGCTACCGTCTGCTTTACGGCGGGATCAACTCGGATGCGGTCACGGAACGGTCGTACGACTTGACGCCGACGATGGCGGCGGTCGCCCAGAGCCATGCCCTTGAATCCAGTTGTCCCATTGTTCAACGCGAGTTCTTGCTCTGGCCGGATGAGAACCGGCGTCTATTTGGTGGGATTGACCAGAAAATGTTGCCGAATTCAAACCGCGGCGCCAGAAAAATTCGTGAAAAGCTGGTCGAACTGCACGAGAAGCTCCTTGGTGTGACGGTATCGGTCGATTCCCCCGATGTGCAGGCCGCGTTTCAGTTGTTTGTGGAGACGTGGGAACATAGACGTAACACGAGGGAACGGCGGAGTGCAATGACTGCCTGTGATATTCGCGATGATTTTTTCTTCGAAGGAATCGCTGACGATGTTCTGCAAACAAACGAGGACGGAGAGTTGGAATACGATGGGGAACGCGCGCACGAAATATTGGACGATGCTGACTTGTGGGACCGAGGCCGGCGAGATCCTATAATCCAGACGTGGGTCGTCGTGCTTGCGTATTTGATGACGGATTACCGGTACCTCTTTTTCTAG
- a CDS encoding YbaB/EbfC family nucleoid-associated protein produces the protein MKMRKKNIKGLMRQAQIMQEQLQRQMHESRVEATSGGGAVHVVMDGSKKMHSIVIDPDAVDPEDVEMLQDLVLAAVNEAGRKVDEMMSSRVSNLTGGIF, from the coding sequence ATGAAGATGCGAAAAAAGAACATCAAGGGCCTCATGAGGCAGGCTCAGATCATGCAAGAGCAGTTGCAACGCCAGATGCACGAGAGCCGCGTGGAGGCCACCAGCGGCGGCGGGGCCGTCCATGTCGTTATGGACGGATCCAAGAAGATGCATTCCATCGTAATCGATCCCGACGCCGTGGATCCGGAAGACGTGGAGATGCTCCAGGACCTGGTCCTGGCTGCCGTCAACGAAGCGGGACGCAAGGTCGATGAGATGATGAGTTCCCGGGTCAGCAATCTGACCGGCGGAATTTTTTGA
- the recR gene encoding recombination mediator RecR, giving the protein MDTHRPDPINRLVDELKRLPGIGPKSAQRLVFHLIRQPDSECNRLAQAIGELKRSLVFCAVCNHIGGTDPCSICKQVNRDRETICVVEEPFNVLSIEKTGQYRGLYHVLHGAISPINGIGPEDLKLRNLFERFRDGEVKEVIVATNPTTEGEATALYLSKLIKPLEIRVSRIALGIPIGSDLEYTDQLTLTRALSGRQDL; this is encoded by the coding sequence ATGGACACACACCGCCCGGACCCGATCAACAGACTCGTCGACGAGTTGAAGCGCCTCCCCGGCATCGGCCCCAAATCGGCGCAACGGCTGGTCTTCCACCTGATCCGTCAGCCCGACAGCGAATGCAACCGGCTCGCCCAGGCCATCGGAGAACTCAAACGCAGCCTGGTGTTCTGCGCGGTGTGCAATCACATCGGCGGAACCGATCCCTGCTCCATCTGCAAGCAGGTCAATCGAGACCGGGAGACCATCTGTGTCGTGGAGGAGCCCTTCAACGTGCTCTCCATCGAGAAGACGGGCCAGTACCGGGGCCTCTACCACGTCCTCCACGGAGCCATCTCTCCCATCAACGGAATCGGCCCCGAGGATCTCAAGTTGCGGAACCTCTTCGAGCGCTTTCGCGACGGCGAGGTCAAGGAAGTGATCGTGGCCACCAATCCCACCACCGAAGGAGAGGCCACGGCGCTCTATCTTTCCAAGCTCATCAAGCCCCTTGAGATTCGCGTTTCCCGGATCGCGCTGGGCATCCCCATCGGGAGCGACCTGGAATACACCGACCAGTTGACCCTGACCCGGGCTTTGTCCGGGCGCCAGGACCTCTGA
- a CDS encoding zinc-binding dehydrogenase, with protein sequence MSKRLIVTGPRNSRFQEVPDPDCPAGGLLVRARMTAISTGTELRVYRGIPVDRERKYLYPGFPLQFPVENGYSMVGEVVEAGSGVSGFRPGDRVFVPQTHKQAAVSPADSATRLPDAVPDHLGVFLSIVEVAHIALRRGDVMPGENVAIIGSGLIGLSALAYCRVFGCRTAVVDLDRSRLRVARTMGADWTGSPVEEGFTHGIMEFFGGEGADLVVEAASTWKAVETGLDIARPGGRVVVVARHTDQPHFSPVNYPYLRKNLSLKTSYGHPPAGQRWDRRRSIALTLDYLSRGLLQFSPMITHQFEWEELPDVYARMDAGEAEMIGVCINWT encoded by the coding sequence ATGTCCAAGCGACTCATCGTCACCGGTCCCCGAAACTCCCGGTTCCAGGAGGTTCCCGATCCTGACTGTCCGGCCGGCGGCCTGCTGGTCCGGGCGCGGATGACCGCCATCAGCACGGGGACCGAACTTCGCGTCTATCGCGGGATTCCCGTGGACCGGGAGAGGAAGTACCTGTATCCGGGTTTTCCGCTGCAGTTTCCGGTGGAGAACGGATATTCCATGGTGGGAGAAGTCGTGGAAGCGGGATCCGGCGTCTCCGGTTTCCGGCCCGGCGACCGGGTCTTCGTTCCGCAGACCCACAAGCAGGCGGCAGTGTCGCCAGCCGACTCGGCCACTCGGCTTCCGGACGCCGTGCCGGACCATCTCGGAGTTTTCCTGAGCATCGTGGAAGTGGCTCACATCGCCCTGCGGCGAGGTGACGTCATGCCCGGAGAGAATGTGGCCATCATCGGATCGGGGCTCATCGGCCTCTCGGCGTTGGCCTACTGCCGCGTCTTCGGTTGCCGGACGGCGGTGGTGGACCTGGACCGGAGCCGTCTGAGGGTGGCCCGAACCATGGGAGCCGATTGGACCGGAAGCCCGGTCGAGGAGGGCTTCACCCATGGAATCATGGAATTTTTCGGAGGAGAAGGAGCCGACCTCGTGGTGGAGGCGGCCTCCACCTGGAAGGCCGTCGAGACGGGTTTGGACATCGCCCGTCCCGGGGGCAGGGTCGTCGTGGTGGCCCGCCACACCGACCAGCCCCATTTCAGTCCGGTGAACTATCCCTATTTGCGCAAGAACCTCTCCTTGAAGACCTCCTACGGACACCCGCCGGCAGGGCAACGCTGGGACCGCCGGCGGTCCATTGCTTTGACTCTGGATTACCTCTCCCGCGGACTTCTGCAATTTTCTCCCATGATCACCCACCAGTTCGAATGGGAGGAATTGCCGGACGTCTATGCCAGGATGGACGCGGGAGAGGCGGAAATGATCGGCGTCTGCATCAACTGGACCTGA
- the dnaX gene encoding DNA polymerase III subunit gamma/tau gives MSYVVLARKWRPQTFDEVAGQETVTRALRNALRSGRIAHAFLFSGVRGVGKTTTARILAKALNCEKGPTEEPCSRCVSCTEIAAANSLDVLEIDAASNTGVDNIRELRESARYTPARDRFKIYIIDEVHMLSNAAFNALLKTLEEPPPHVKFILATTEHAKIPVTITSRCQEYDLKPIPFVLILEHLKRICASEEIEISDYGLRAISSAAKGSMRDGQSILEQITSLSGKQVSDEDVRVLLGVVDEKLVAGLVDCIQERDAQALLQRMQDAVESGVDPLNLAGRMLAHVRNLMVFQVSGWEERLLQLPDSQKEVVTRQAEAFSTPDLIRFFDVLTRCGGEMRWHPNPGLHLEMAFMKLIELAGLPRLESVLEQLESGRFQGTARTPENPPESRDLFGSRPAPSGPAPAAKTTAAPAPAASPAPPEPARSEPVQQAQGFRERLLAAVQDQAGLYNSLLHSSDSQVQDGDLIVVFPASEQVHAGLVQEKAQHLAELSGQLTGSPCKLQIRFQEAEPSGKDEEEDLAEHPKVKAFLKRFPSKVIVERNP, from the coding sequence ATGAGCTACGTGGTTCTGGCACGGAAATGGCGCCCTCAGACCTTCGATGAGGTCGCGGGCCAGGAGACCGTCACCCGGGCTCTGCGGAACGCCCTCCGCAGCGGACGCATCGCCCATGCCTTCCTCTTTTCGGGCGTCCGGGGAGTGGGCAAGACCACCACGGCCCGGATTCTGGCCAAGGCCCTGAACTGCGAGAAGGGGCCGACCGAGGAGCCTTGCTCCCGATGCGTCTCCTGCACCGAGATCGCCGCCGCCAACAGCCTGGACGTCCTGGAGATCGACGCCGCTTCCAACACCGGCGTAGACAACATCCGGGAGCTTCGCGAGAGCGCCCGCTACACGCCGGCGCGCGACCGCTTCAAGATCTACATCATCGATGAGGTCCACATGCTCTCCAACGCGGCCTTCAACGCGTTGCTCAAGACCCTTGAAGAGCCTCCGCCTCACGTGAAGTTCATCCTGGCCACGACGGAACACGCCAAGATCCCCGTCACCATCACCTCCCGCTGCCAGGAATACGACCTCAAACCGATCCCCTTCGTGCTGATTCTGGAGCACCTGAAACGGATCTGCGCCAGCGAGGAGATCGAGATCAGCGATTACGGCCTGAGGGCCATCTCCTCGGCCGCCAAGGGGAGCATGCGGGACGGCCAGTCGATTCTGGAGCAGATCACTTCGCTTTCGGGTAAGCAGGTCTCCGACGAGGACGTCCGCGTACTGCTGGGCGTGGTGGACGAGAAACTTGTGGCCGGACTCGTGGACTGCATTCAGGAGCGGGACGCCCAGGCCCTGCTGCAGCGGATGCAGGATGCCGTCGAGTCCGGGGTCGATCCGTTGAACCTGGCGGGCCGGATGCTGGCCCATGTCCGCAACCTCATGGTCTTTCAGGTCAGCGGTTGGGAAGAACGATTGCTCCAACTTCCCGACAGCCAGAAAGAGGTGGTGACGCGGCAGGCGGAGGCGTTTTCGACGCCCGATCTGATCCGGTTCTTCGACGTGCTCACCCGGTGCGGGGGAGAGATGCGGTGGCACCCCAATCCGGGCCTTCACCTGGAAATGGCCTTCATGAAGCTTATCGAGCTGGCCGGACTTCCCCGCTTGGAGAGCGTCCTGGAACAACTCGAATCCGGTCGTTTCCAAGGAACCGCACGGACACCCGAAAATCCTCCGGAGAGCCGGGATCTGTTCGGGAGCCGACCCGCTCCAAGCGGACCGGCCCCAGCGGCCAAGACGACTGCCGCGCCCGCCCCGGCCGCCTCTCCCGCCCCCCCCGAACCGGCCCGGTCCGAGCCTGTCCAACAGGCACAGGGTTTTCGGGAACGGCTCCTGGCCGCCGTCCAGGATCAAGCGGGACTCTATAATTCGTTGCTGCACTCCTCCGACAGCCAGGTTCAGGACGGAGATCTGATCGTCGTCTTCCCCGCCTCCGAGCAGGTCCACGCCGGCTTGGTTCAGGAAAAGGCGCAGCACCTCGCCGAACTGTCGGGACAGTTGACAGGATCCCCCTGTAAGCTTCAGATCCGGTTCCAGGAAGCGGAGCCGTCGGGGAAGGATGAGGAAGAGGACCTTGCGGAGCACCCGAAGGTCAAGGCATTTCTGAAGCGGTTTCCGAGCAAGGTGATTGTGGAACGCAACCCGTAG
- a CDS encoding class I SAM-dependent methyltransferase: protein MLSNYDEFAAVYNRHWGGDSLNWFPEVDRLVLDHLHPHSNVLDVCCGTGQVAEKLTRQGFRTVGVDASLGMLRHAAVNAPGCRFVCADVRRFGLSRKFDAAISLFDSLNHLLTLEDFESALLNVARCLASGGVFAFDLNTEIKYLTSWSGTWTVDDPGTTMEVTTTYREDTRLAEFHATIPSRDRGRPVEVRLFQTWYSVSTVVQALERSRFTDISCIALGRNRRVEETNRVLFVARK, encoded by the coding sequence ATGCTGTCGAACTACGATGAGTTCGCCGCGGTCTACAACAGGCACTGGGGCGGGGACTCCCTGAACTGGTTCCCGGAAGTGGACCGGCTGGTTCTGGACCATCTCCATCCCCACAGCAACGTTCTTGATGTTTGCTGCGGGACCGGACAGGTCGCAGAGAAACTGACTCGACAGGGTTTCAGGACGGTTGGTGTCGATGCGTCGTTGGGGATGCTCCGCCATGCGGCCGTCAATGCGCCCGGGTGTCGGTTCGTCTGCGCGGACGTCCGGCGCTTCGGTCTGTCTCGCAAGTTTGATGCCGCTATTTCCCTTTTCGACAGCCTCAATCATCTGCTGACTCTGGAAGATTTCGAGTCGGCTCTTCTCAACGTGGCAAGGTGCCTCGCTTCAGGAGGCGTGTTTGCCTTCGATCTCAACACGGAGATCAAGTATCTGACGTCTTGGTCGGGCACGTGGACAGTCGATGATCCGGGGACGACCATGGAGGTCACGACCACTTATCGCGAGGACACTCGCTTGGCGGAGTTCCACGCGACGATTCCATCCCGGGACAGGGGCCGTCCCGTCGAGGTTCGGCTTTTCCAGACATGGTATTCCGTCTCCACGGTCGTCCAGGCGCTCGAACGCAGCCGCTTTACGGACATCTCCTGTATTGCCCTTGGCCGCAATCGCCGGGTCGAAGAAACGAACCGTGTGCTCTTCGTCGCCCGGAAGTGA